The Terriglobales bacterium genome contains a region encoding:
- a CDS encoding DUF1264 domain-containing protein produces the protein MAVVVLFALCALLALTWTTNYNPVAAAPQEAGAAMKPTPAQGYNVHVLAPHLVGGKVMGPYHHYCKVYAPDPPKIVCLIYESTEPNAMLSQIEWIWAKKLTRPQVPLKSWNQNWHDHAIEIAGGRVQVLDLPPDQAKGVADLVATTDGLIYHFHWDKDLPNGKMSVAQAVGHKPMTAAEYKKY, from the coding sequence ATGGCTGTGGTCGTACTGTTCGCCCTATGCGCGCTGCTGGCGCTCACCTGGACGACGAACTACAACCCCGTGGCAGCCGCCCCGCAGGAAGCGGGCGCGGCCATGAAGCCCACGCCGGCCCAGGGTTATAACGTCCACGTGCTGGCGCCGCATCTGGTGGGCGGCAAGGTCATGGGACCGTATCACCACTACTGCAAGGTGTACGCGCCCGACCCGCCGAAGATCGTCTGCCTGATCTACGAGTCCACCGAGCCCAACGCCATGCTGTCGCAGATCGAGTGGATCTGGGCCAAGAAGCTCACCCGCCCCCAGGTTCCGCTCAAGTCCTGGAACCAGAACTGGCACGACCACGCCATTGAGATTGCCGGCGGGCGCGTGCAGGTGCTGGACCTGCCGCCGGACCAGGCCAAGGGAGTCGCCGACCTGGTAGCGACCACCGACGGCCTCATCTACCACTTCCATTGGGACAAGGACCTGCCCAACGGCAAGATGAGCGTTGCCCAGGCCGTGGGCCATAAGCCCATGACCGCGGCTGAGTACAAGAAGTACTAG